The proteins below are encoded in one region of Rhizobium sp. 9140:
- a CDS encoding D-Ala-D-Ala carboxypeptidase family metallohydrolase, with the protein MTGKPVPEQLAEGIIAPDVGETDVPVVASGPASATSSTDQASSRPAAAQQSSQPLAPAQPGAIVMQGTGLQATSSSIFSVGGTAGASPVSGGGSSPASLFRAAPQGQAMPPVSSQPLPLRSTDAGYQVQGAATPASTNEMPAEAALASLRPAAVPQRVDATPGSSSLIGLFGKSRGGADMGAPGKPAHNKALPGMAPQQVAALSYTALPGIRARSMFATVDDTAENHDDNSPKVQMASLSGLARLAPSGLLLQTETVETGCFKPQLLNILKSVERHFGKKVLVTSGRRSLSHNIKVGGRPQSRHLTCEAADIQVAGVSKWDVATFLRGSEGRGGVGTYCHTQSVHIDIGPRRDWNWACGPRDA; encoded by the coding sequence GTGACGGGGAAGCCGGTTCCGGAACAACTGGCGGAAGGCATCATTGCGCCCGACGTCGGCGAAACGGATGTGCCGGTCGTCGCATCGGGTCCAGCTTCCGCGACATCTTCAACCGACCAAGCCTCAAGCCGTCCAGCCGCTGCGCAGCAGAGTTCACAGCCGCTGGCGCCTGCGCAGCCGGGGGCTATCGTCATGCAGGGAACAGGACTGCAAGCCACGTCGAGCAGCATCTTCTCCGTCGGCGGCACGGCGGGTGCCTCGCCCGTTTCCGGCGGCGGGTCGTCGCCGGCAAGCCTTTTCCGCGCGGCCCCACAGGGTCAGGCAATGCCACCCGTATCCTCGCAACCGTTGCCGCTTCGGTCCACGGATGCCGGCTATCAGGTCCAGGGCGCAGCAACGCCTGCATCGACGAACGAGATGCCGGCCGAGGCTGCACTGGCCAGCCTGAGGCCCGCGGCGGTGCCGCAGAGGGTTGACGCAACGCCGGGATCGTCCTCCCTGATTGGGCTGTTCGGCAAGTCCCGGGGCGGCGCCGACATGGGTGCACCCGGTAAGCCGGCTCATAACAAGGCGCTTCCAGGCATGGCACCGCAGCAGGTAGCGGCGCTCAGCTATACCGCCCTGCCCGGCATCCGCGCGCGATCGATGTTTGCGACGGTGGACGATACGGCCGAGAATCACGATGACAACAGCCCCAAGGTCCAGATGGCCTCGCTCTCCGGTCTCGCCCGCCTGGCGCCCAGCGGCCTCCTCCTACAGACGGAAACGGTGGAGACCGGCTGCTTCAAACCGCAGTTGTTGAACATTCTGAAGTCGGTGGAGCGGCATTTCGGCAAGAAGGTCCTCGTGACGTCCGGTCGGCGTAGCCTCAGCCACAACATCAAGGTGGGCGGTCGGCCGCAGTCCCGGCATTTGACCTGCGAAGCGGCCGATATCCAGGTGGCGGGCGTCAGCAAGTGGGATGTCGCGACCTTCCTGCGCGGGTCCGAAGGGCGCGGTGGCGTGGGCACGTATTGCCACACCCAGTCCGTCCATATCGACATCGGACCGCGGCGCGACTGGAACTGGGCCTGCGGCCCGCGGGATGCATAA
- the phaC gene encoding PHA/PHB synthase family protein — MGDDKTTGNGGRAFPGFDAKAVEAYLIKDPEALTVNLARSLEHVGKAASAWLAPRESGEKVDTIADPMTDLVKTLSKVSEYWMSDPRRSFEAQTHLMTSMMGMWTRSLQKVSGLDIPPSETPAAEPLRDKRFADPDWVANPFFDMLRQAYLVLSDWAEKMVTQTQGLDEHTRHKAAFYVRQVTEALSPSNFIATNPQLYRETVAANGANLVNGMRMLAEDILSGKGDLRLRQSDTSKFAIGENIALTPGKVLAQSDVCQVIQYDATTETVLKRPLLICPPWINKFYVLDLNPQKSFIKWAVDQGHTVFVISWVNPDERHAAKDWESYAREGIGFALDTVRHATGEDEVNAVGYCVGGTLLAATLALHAQEGDRRIRSATLFTTQVDFTHAGDLKVFVDEDQISQIEKRMSEKGYLEGSSMALAFNMLRASELIWPYFVNNYLKGVEPSAFDLLYWNADSTRMPAANHSFYLRNCYLENKLSRGEMVLAGKTLSLKDVTIPVYNLATREDHIAPAKSVFLGSGAFGGEVTYVLSGSGHIAGVVNPPDKRKYQFWTGGPPVGELEDWIASAKETSGSWWPNWHDWVVSLDGQRVPARRTGGSMNSIEEAPGSYVRVRA, encoded by the coding sequence GTGGGAGACGACAAGACGACCGGCAACGGCGGACGCGCTTTTCCGGGTTTCGACGCCAAAGCGGTCGAAGCCTATCTGATCAAGGATCCCGAGGCGCTGACCGTCAACCTTGCCCGCTCGCTGGAGCATGTGGGCAAGGCCGCGTCCGCCTGGCTTGCGCCGCGCGAAAGCGGCGAGAAGGTCGATACGATCGCCGATCCGATGACGGATCTCGTGAAGACCCTCTCCAAGGTTTCCGAGTACTGGATGTCGGATCCTCGCCGATCCTTCGAGGCGCAGACGCATCTGATGACCAGCATGATGGGTATGTGGACGCGCAGCCTGCAGAAAGTCAGCGGCCTCGACATACCGCCAAGCGAGACGCCGGCAGCCGAGCCATTGCGCGACAAGCGCTTCGCCGACCCCGACTGGGTCGCCAACCCCTTCTTCGACATGTTGCGGCAGGCCTATCTCGTCCTCTCCGATTGGGCGGAGAAGATGGTGACGCAGACGCAGGGACTGGACGAGCACACGCGCCACAAGGCCGCCTTCTATGTTCGGCAGGTCACGGAGGCCCTTTCCCCGTCCAACTTCATTGCGACCAATCCGCAGCTCTACCGCGAGACGGTCGCCGCCAATGGTGCCAATCTCGTCAATGGTATGCGAATGCTGGCCGAGGACATTCTCTCCGGCAAGGGGGATTTGCGCCTGCGCCAGAGCGACACGAGCAAGTTTGCGATCGGCGAGAACATCGCGCTGACGCCAGGCAAGGTGCTGGCGCAAAGCGACGTCTGTCAGGTCATCCAGTACGATGCGACGACGGAAACGGTGCTGAAGCGCCCTCTCCTCATCTGCCCTCCCTGGATCAACAAATTCTACGTTCTCGATCTCAATCCGCAGAAGTCCTTCATAAAATGGGCCGTAGACCAGGGCCACACGGTTTTCGTCATCTCCTGGGTGAACCCCGACGAGCGCCACGCGGCCAAGGATTGGGAATCCTATGCGCGCGAAGGTATTGGCTTCGCGCTCGACACGGTGAGGCATGCAACGGGGGAAGACGAGGTCAATGCAGTGGGCTACTGCGTCGGTGGCACGCTGCTCGCGGCGACGCTTGCGCTGCACGCGCAGGAAGGCGACCGGCGTATCCGGTCCGCAACCCTGTTTACGACTCAGGTCGATTTCACCCATGCCGGCGACCTGAAGGTGTTCGTCGATGAGGATCAGATTTCGCAGATCGAAAAGCGCATGAGCGAGAAAGGTTATCTCGAAGGGTCGAGCATGGCGCTTGCGTTCAACATGCTGCGCGCTTCCGAACTGATCTGGCCCTACTTCGTCAACAACTACCTGAAGGGCGTCGAGCCCTCGGCCTTCGACCTTCTCTATTGGAACGCCGATTCGACCCGCATGCCGGCGGCGAACCACTCGTTCTACCTGCGGAATTGCTACCTCGAAAACAAACTCAGCCGCGGCGAGATGGTGCTTGCGGGCAAGACGCTATCGCTCAAGGACGTGACGATCCCCGTCTACAACCTCGCGACGCGGGAAGATCATATCGCGCCGGCGAAATCCGTCTTTCTCGGCAGCGGCGCCTTCGGCGGCGAGGTCACCTATGTCCTGTCCGGTTCCGGCCACATCGCCGGCGTGGTCAATCCGCCGGACAAGCGGAAGTACCAGTTCTGGACGGGCGGCCCGCCGGTCGGAGAACTGGAAGACTGGATCGCGAGCGCCAAGGAAACATCGGGCTCGTGGTGGCCGAACTGGCATGACTGGGTGGTCTCGCTCGATGGCCAGCGGGTTCCTGCCCGACGAACGGGCGGCTCGATGAACTCGATCGAAGAAGCTCCGGGCTCCTATGTCCGGGTTCGCGCCTGA
- a CDS encoding SHOCT domain-containing protein, protein MKLLSGHSMLRIAAISALCATAVGCTTPQADRTPAYTSTMARPVPTDVYPRIEGKLSAAAPQMTNEEATSVSTRLSALSARRASGAISEAEYRRRLAELNALAEHHGADTLNEIRN, encoded by the coding sequence ATGAAATTGCTGTCGGGACATTCGATGCTGCGCATTGCGGCGATCAGCGCGCTCTGCGCCACTGCCGTCGGCTGCACGACTCCTCAGGCAGATCGTACGCCGGCATATACCTCCACGATGGCGCGCCCGGTGCCGACGGATGTCTATCCGCGCATCGAGGGTAAGCTCTCCGCCGCAGCGCCGCAAATGACGAACGAGGAGGCCACAAGTGTTTCGACGCGCCTGAGCGCACTCTCGGCCCGCCGCGCATCCGGCGCGATCTCCGAGGCGGAATACCGTCGCCGGCTCGCCGAACTGAACGCGCTCGCCGAACATCATGGTGCCGACACGCTCAACGAGATTCGCAATTAA
- the sthA gene encoding Si-specific NAD(P)(+) transhydrogenase, with product MMQYDLIVVGSGPAGRRAAIQAAKLGKKVVVIEQGKRVGGVSVHTGTIPSKTMRETALNLSGWRERGFYGRAYRVKEQISAEDLRRRLIITLDHEVEVLEHQFARNRVQHIRGRASFVDVNTMQIVKEDGEVVQITGTSILLAVGTKPFRPDYIPFDGKTVLDSDELLDIEELPRSMAVIGAGVIGIEYATIFSALDTAVTIIDPKSTMLDFIDKEIVEDFTYQLRDRNMKLHLGQKADKVERLPDGKCQITLDSGRVIICEMVLFAAGRMGATESLNLAAAGLQADTRGRLSVNPETFQTSVPNIYAAGDVIGFPSLASTSMEQGRIAARVAVGAIAKEPPKFFPYGIYAVPEISTCGLTEEEVKTRGIPYECGIARFRETSRGHIMGLDSGLLKLIFSLKTRRLLGIHIVGEGATELVHIGQAVLNLKGTVEYFVENTFNYPTLAEAYKIAGLDAWNRMGDLKSSTP from the coding sequence ATGATGCAGTATGACCTCATCGTCGTCGGCAGCGGCCCCGCCGGCCGTCGCGCCGCCATCCAGGCCGCCAAGCTCGGCAAGAAAGTGGTGGTGATCGAGCAGGGCAAACGCGTCGGCGGCGTTTCCGTGCACACCGGCACCATTCCCTCGAAGACGATGCGCGAGACGGCGCTGAACCTCTCCGGCTGGCGCGAACGCGGCTTCTACGGGCGCGCCTATCGCGTCAAGGAACAGATCAGCGCCGAGGACCTGCGCCGCCGCCTGATCATCACCCTCGACCACGAGGTCGAGGTACTGGAGCACCAGTTCGCCCGCAACCGCGTGCAGCATATCCGCGGACGCGCGAGCTTCGTCGACGTCAACACCATGCAGATCGTCAAGGAAGACGGCGAGGTGGTGCAGATCACCGGCACGAGCATCCTGCTTGCCGTCGGCACGAAGCCCTTCCGCCCCGACTACATTCCCTTCGACGGCAAGACCGTGCTGGACAGCGACGAGCTTCTCGACATCGAGGAACTGCCGCGCTCCATGGCCGTTATCGGCGCTGGTGTCATCGGCATCGAATATGCGACGATCTTCAGCGCGCTCGATACCGCTGTGACGATCATCGACCCGAAATCGACCATGCTCGACTTCATCGACAAGGAGATCGTGGAGGACTTCACCTATCAGCTGCGCGACCGCAACATGAAGCTGCATCTCGGCCAGAAGGCCGACAAGGTGGAGCGATTGCCGGACGGCAAATGCCAGATCACCCTCGACAGCGGGCGTGTGATCATCTGCGAGATGGTGCTGTTTGCAGCCGGGCGCATGGGGGCGACCGAGTCGCTCAACCTTGCTGCCGCCGGCCTGCAGGCCGATACGCGCGGACGGCTCAGCGTCAACCCCGAGACGTTCCAGACCTCCGTGCCCAACATCTACGCGGCGGGCGACGTCATCGGTTTCCCGAGCCTTGCCTCAACCTCCATGGAACAGGGCCGGATCGCGGCACGTGTGGCCGTTGGCGCCATCGCCAAAGAGCCGCCAAAATTCTTCCCCTACGGCATCTATGCCGTTCCCGAGATCTCGACCTGCGGCCTGACCGAGGAAGAAGTAAAAACCCGCGGCATTCCTTACGAATGCGGCATCGCGCGCTTCCGCGAGACCTCGCGCGGGCACATCATGGGCCTCGATTCCGGTCTCCTGAAACTAATCTTCTCGCTCAAGACCCGCCGCCTTCTCGGTATCCACATCGTCGGCGAAGGTGCAACCGAACTCGTCCATATCGGCCAGGCCGTCCTCAACCTGAAGGGCACAGTCGAGTATTTCGTCGAGAACACCTTCAACTACCCGACGCTCGCGGAAGCCTACAAGATCGCCGGTCTCGACGCCTGGAACCGCATGGGCGACCTGAAGAGCAGCACGCCCTGA
- the recJ gene encoding single-stranded-DNA-specific exonuclease RecJ, producing the protein MSEFPDPVPRAFLGVETSVTGQRWVSRLDQAGQNRALAISQVHGLPDLISRVLAGRGVQQEDAVAFLDPTIRRLMPDPDTLTDCRKAAVRIADAIASRQRVAIFGDYDVDGAASSAILYRLLVHFGVTAEIYIPDRIFEGYGPNPGAIDKLIDNGAGLIVTVDCGSTSHESLQRARERGIDVVVIDHHQVSGELPPTVALVNPNREDDLSGQGHLCAAGVVMLVLVNLLRVLRERGDLRAGSFDLLSHLDIVALATVCDVVPLKGLNRAYVVKGLIAARHMKNPGLAALFRKAGLSGPVTPYHFGFLVGPRINAGGRIGDAALGSRLLTLDDTNEADAIAARLDELNRERQAIEQVMLMEAQAEALAEYGNGDGAAVIVTARENWHPGIVGLLAARLKESFRRPAFAISFDLNGRGTGSGRSIAGFDIGKVVRAAVEEGLLVKGGGHAMAAGLTVERANLGRLRHFLEERAARTVHDLVAAETVKIDGALAASGATIELIDRLEQAGPYGSGHPQPVFAIPAHGVRDVRQIGTDHVKVTLEGQDGARLDAIAFRAFQTPLGDFLLASRGMTIHLAGSLSADIWQGTRRVQLRILDAARAL; encoded by the coding sequence ATGAGCGAATTTCCGGATCCGGTTCCGCGCGCGTTCCTTGGCGTCGAGACGTCGGTTACCGGCCAGAGGTGGGTGTCACGGCTGGATCAGGCGGGCCAGAACCGGGCGCTGGCGATCAGCCAGGTCCACGGACTTCCCGATCTGATTTCGCGCGTTCTTGCGGGGCGGGGCGTCCAGCAGGAGGATGCGGTCGCCTTCCTCGACCCCACCATCCGCAGGCTGATGCCGGACCCCGACACGCTGACCGACTGCCGGAAAGCGGCGGTCCGCATCGCCGACGCGATCGCGAGCCGGCAGCGCGTCGCGATCTTCGGCGACTACGACGTCGATGGCGCGGCGTCATCCGCCATTCTCTATCGCCTGCTCGTTCATTTCGGCGTCACGGCGGAAATCTACATTCCCGACCGGATCTTCGAAGGCTACGGCCCGAACCCGGGCGCCATCGACAAGCTGATCGATAACGGTGCGGGTTTGATCGTCACGGTCGATTGCGGCTCGACCAGCCACGAATCGCTGCAACGCGCGCGGGAGCGCGGCATCGACGTCGTCGTCATCGACCACCACCAAGTCTCCGGCGAACTGCCGCCGACCGTGGCGCTGGTGAATCCCAACCGGGAAGACGACCTTTCGGGGCAGGGGCATCTCTGCGCCGCCGGTGTCGTCATGCTGGTGCTCGTCAACCTGCTGCGTGTCCTGCGCGAGCGTGGCGACCTCAGAGCCGGCAGTTTCGATCTCCTGTCCCATCTCGACATCGTCGCCCTTGCGACCGTCTGCGACGTCGTGCCTTTGAAGGGTCTGAACCGGGCCTATGTCGTCAAGGGACTGATTGCCGCGCGCCACATGAAGAACCCCGGTCTCGCCGCACTCTTCCGCAAAGCCGGCCTCAGCGGCCCCGTCACGCCCTACCATTTCGGGTTTCTCGTCGGCCCGCGCATCAATGCCGGGGGGCGCATCGGAGATGCCGCTCTCGGCAGCCGTCTGCTGACGCTGGACGACACCAACGAGGCCGACGCCATCGCGGCCCGTCTCGACGAACTGAACCGCGAGCGCCAGGCAATCGAGCAGGTGATGCTGATGGAGGCCCAAGCCGAGGCGCTGGCCGAGTACGGCAATGGCGACGGCGCCGCCGTGATCGTGACGGCGCGCGAAAACTGGCACCCCGGCATCGTCGGCCTGCTCGCGGCCCGTCTGAAGGAGAGCTTCCGCCGCCCGGCCTTCGCCATTTCCTTCGACCTCAATGGTCGTGGAACCGGCTCCGGCCGCTCGATCGCCGGTTTCGATATCGGCAAGGTCGTTCGTGCGGCGGTCGAAGAGGGGCTTCTGGTCAAGGGTGGCGGCCACGCCATGGCAGCGGGCCTGACCGTCGAGCGCGCCAATCTCGGGCGCCTACGCCACTTCCTCGAGGAGCGCGCTGCCCGCACGGTTCACGATCTGGTGGCCGCGGAAACCGTGAAGATCGATGGAGCACTCGCTGCCTCCGGCGCGACCATCGAGCTGATCGATCGGCTTGAGCAGGCGGGTCCCTACGGTTCCGGTCATCCGCAGCCGGTCTTCGCCATTCCTGCACACGGGGTGCGGGATGTTCGGCAGATCGGAACGGACCATGTGAAGGTGACGCTGGAGGGGCAGGATGGCGCGCGACTCGATGCCATAGCCTTCCGCGCCTTCCAGACGCCTCTCGGCGACTTTCTTCTCGCCTCACGAGGAATGACCATCCATCTCGCTGGGAGCCTTTCGGCCGATATCTGGCAGGGTACGCGCCGGGTCCAGCTGCGCATTCTCGATGCTGCACGCGCCTTGTAG
- the map gene encoding type I methionyl aminopeptidase: MVNYIEAAAAPTRNTGVIRLHAPEDFEGMRRACLITARCLDALVDIVKPGVTTDAIDRFVFDFGIENGVLPATLNYRGYTKSSCTSINHVVCHGIPNDKPLREGDIVNIDVTYVVDGWHGDSSRMYPVGEIKRAAQRLLEVTHECLMRGIAAVKPGARIGAIGEAIQTFAEAERCSVVRDFCGHGVGRLFHDAPNILHYGRASDGPEMREGMIFTIEPMINLGRPHVKVLADGWTAVTRDRSLSAQYEHAVGVTADGCEIFTLSPAGLDRPGLPAA, from the coding sequence ATGGTCAACTACATCGAAGCGGCGGCCGCGCCCACGCGAAACACCGGCGTCATTCGACTGCACGCGCCAGAGGATTTCGAGGGGATGCGGCGGGCCTGCCTCATCACCGCGCGCTGTCTCGATGCGCTGGTCGATATCGTCAAGCCGGGCGTCACCACGGATGCGATCGACCGATTCGTGTTTGATTTCGGCATTGAGAATGGCGTTCTCCCCGCGACGCTGAACTATCGCGGCTACACCAAATCCTCCTGCACCTCGATCAACCATGTCGTCTGCCACGGCATTCCCAACGACAAGCCGCTACGCGAGGGCGACATTGTCAATATCGACGTGACCTATGTGGTGGACGGCTGGCACGGAGATTCGAGCCGGATGTATCCGGTCGGCGAGATCAAGCGCGCGGCACAGCGGCTGCTGGAGGTGACGCATGAGTGCCTGATGCGCGGCATCGCCGCGGTGAAGCCCGGCGCACGCATCGGCGCGATCGGCGAGGCCATCCAGACCTTTGCGGAGGCAGAGCGCTGCTCCGTGGTGCGGGATTTCTGCGGCCACGGCGTCGGGCGGCTGTTCCATGATGCACCGAACATTCTGCATTACGGCCGGGCCAGTGACGGACCCGAGATGCGTGAAGGCATGATCTTCACCATCGAGCCGATGATCAATCTCGGCCGGCCGCATGTGAAGGTCCTGGCGGATGGCTGGACGGCGGTCACGCGCGACCGGTCGCTGTCGGCCCAATACGAACATGCCGTCGGCGTCACCGCCGATGGCTGCGAGATCTTCACGCTCTCGCCCGCCGGTCTCGACCGACCTGGCTTGCCGGCGGCCTGA
- a CDS encoding homoserine dehydrogenase has translation MADALRIGIAGLGTVGASLVRILTERRDSLATTCGRPIEVVAVTARNRAKDRGIALADDIWFADAGALAADAEMDVFVELMGGAGDPAYSAVKTALARGIHVVTANKALLAAHGIELAGIAEEHGALLNYEAAVAGGIPVIKALRESMTGNTIARVYGIMNGTCNYILTKMEKEGLSFEACLKEAQRLGYAEADPAFDIEGNDTAHKLAILTSLAFGTAIAADDIYLEGITNISIEDIQAASDLGYRIKLLGVAQRTDSGGIEQRVHPTMVPFDSVIAQVDGVTNAVAIESDILGELLMVGPGAGGNATASAVLGDIADIAKSRPGAQHVPAFGRPVAALIPYTRAQIQSHEGGYFIRLKVIDRAGVFASVASRMAENGISLESIMQHSKHTQETGKPQTIILVTHATAEHSVRDAVAAIKGEGYLVGEPQVIRIERPKDY, from the coding sequence ATGGCAGACGCGCTGAGAATCGGCATTGCGGGCTTGGGCACCGTGGGCGCCTCTCTGGTCCGCATCCTCACCGAACGCCGTGACTCGCTTGCCACGACCTGCGGCCGCCCGATCGAGGTTGTCGCGGTCACGGCGCGCAATCGCGCCAAGGATCGCGGCATCGCGCTTGCCGATGACATATGGTTCGCAGACGCGGGAGCGCTCGCTGCGGACGCTGAGATGGACGTGTTCGTCGAGCTCATGGGCGGCGCGGGCGATCCGGCCTACTCTGCCGTCAAGACAGCGCTCGCCCGCGGCATCCATGTCGTGACCGCCAACAAGGCACTGCTTGCGGCCCACGGCATCGAGCTGGCCGGCATTGCCGAAGAGCATGGCGCTCTGCTGAACTACGAGGCGGCGGTGGCCGGCGGCATTCCCGTCATCAAGGCGCTGCGCGAGTCGATGACGGGCAACACCATCGCCCGCGTCTACGGCATCATGAACGGCACCTGCAATTACATCCTGACCAAGATGGAGAAGGAGGGCCTGAGCTTCGAGGCGTGCCTGAAGGAGGCTCAGCGCCTCGGCTATGCCGAAGCCGACCCGGCCTTCGATATCGAGGGCAACGACACGGCTCACAAGCTGGCGATTCTCACCAGCCTTGCCTTTGGCACCGCCATCGCGGCTGACGATATCTACCTTGAAGGTATCACCAATATCTCGATCGAGGACATCCAGGCGGCGTCCGATCTCGGTTATCGGATCAAGCTTCTCGGCGTCGCCCAGCGCACCGACAGCGGCGGCATCGAGCAGCGGGTGCACCCGACCATGGTGCCGTTCGACTCCGTCATCGCCCAGGTCGATGGCGTCACCAATGCGGTGGCGATCGAGTCGGACATCCTCGGCGAGCTTTTGATGGTCGGCCCCGGTGCCGGCGGCAATGCGACGGCCTCTGCCGTGCTCGGCGATATCGCCGATATTGCCAAAAGCCGCCCCGGCGCCCAGCACGTTCCAGCCTTCGGCCGCCCGGTTGCCGCACTCATCCCCTATACCCGCGCGCAGATCCAGAGCCATGAAGGCGGCTATTTCATCCGGCTGAAGGTGATCGACCGTGCCGGCGTCTTCGCCAGTGTCGCATCCCGCATGGCGGAGAATGGCATCTCGCTCGAATCGATCATGCAGCATTCCAAGCATACGCAGGAAACCGGAAAGCCGCAGACGATCATTCTCGTGACGCATGCGACGGCCGAACATTCGGTTCGCGATGCCGTGGCGGCGATCAAGGGCGAGGGCTATCTCGTCGGCGAGCCGCAGGTCATCCGCATCGAGCGGCCGAAGGATTACTGA
- the radC gene encoding RadC family protein — protein sequence MGTKPPFDLDGDAPEPADERGFFADQPARPPSPSRQGRFTPKPPAKDADEAHYHGHRDRLRSRYRDNGDTALADYELLELLLFRLIPRRDTKPIAKALLDRFGTLSGVLGAPPALLQEIKGIGEAVALDLKLVSTIAHRMLKSELRGKKVLSSWSQVIDYCHAAMANETREQFRILFLDKRNALIADEVQQTGTIDHTPVYPREVVKRALELSATAVILVHNHPSGDPTPSRADIDMTKTIIDTAKPLGVTVHDHIIIGRDGHASLRGLRLI from the coding sequence ATGGGCACGAAACCTCCCTTCGATCTCGACGGCGACGCGCCGGAGCCTGCGGATGAGCGCGGCTTCTTCGCCGACCAGCCGGCCCGCCCCCCGTCACCATCGAGACAGGGAAGGTTTACGCCAAAACCGCCTGCGAAAGATGCCGACGAGGCGCATTATCACGGACATCGCGACAGGCTGAGAAGCCGTTACCGCGACAATGGCGATACGGCGCTTGCCGATTACGAACTGCTCGAACTTTTGCTGTTCCGCCTCATCCCGCGCCGCGATACCAAGCCGATCGCCAAGGCGCTTCTGGACCGGTTCGGCACCCTCTCCGGGGTCCTTGGTGCGCCGCCGGCGCTGCTGCAGGAGATCAAGGGCATCGGCGAGGCCGTAGCTCTCGACCTGAAGCTCGTCTCGACCATTGCCCACCGCATGCTGAAAAGCGAGCTGCGGGGCAAGAAGGTACTCTCCTCCTGGTCGCAGGTGATCGACTATTGCCATGCGGCCATGGCCAATGAGACGCGCGAGCAGTTCCGAATCCTGTTCCTCGACAAGCGCAATGCCCTGATTGCCGACGAGGTCCAGCAGACAGGCACGATCGACCACACCCCCGTCTATCCGCGCGAAGTCGTCAAGCGGGCGCTGGAGCTTTCGGCGACCGCCGTCATCCTCGTCCACAACCACCCCTCGGGAGATCCGACGCCGTCACGGGCGGATATCGACATGACGAAGACCATCATCGACACGGCCAAGCCGCTCGGCGTCACGGTCCACGACCACATCATCATCGGCCGCGACGGTCATGCGAGCCTCCGGGGCCTGCGCCTTATCTAG
- a CDS encoding LL-diaminopimelate aminotransferase, with translation MEEFHKVRRLPPYVFEQVNRLKASARAGGADIIDLGMGNPDLPTPQAIVDKLCEVVRDPRTHRYSSSKGIPGLRRAQAAYYARRFGVKLNPDTQVVATLGSKEGFANMAQAITAPGDVVLCPNPTYPIHAFGFLMTGGVIRSISVEPDDTFFPPLERAIKHSIPKPIALIINYPSNPTAHVATLDFYKDVVAFAKRNDIVILSDLAYSEIYFGDTPPPSVLEVPGAMDCTVEFTSMSKTFSMPGWRIGFAVGNERLISALTRVKSYLDYGAFTPIQVAATHALNGDGSDISEVRAVYKRRRDVLVESFGKAGFEVPPPEATMFAWAKIPEKFRHLGSLEFSKLLVEKADIAVAPGIGFGEMGDDYVRIALVENEHRIRQAARNLKKFLSTADDTLHNVISLNARR, from the coding sequence ATGGAAGAGTTTCATAAAGTCCGGCGTCTGCCGCCCTACGTCTTCGAACAGGTCAATCGCCTGAAGGCGAGCGCGCGAGCGGGCGGCGCCGACATTATCGATCTCGGCATGGGCAATCCCGATCTTCCGACGCCTCAGGCCATCGTGGACAAGCTCTGCGAGGTCGTGCGCGATCCGCGCACCCATCGCTATTCCTCTTCCAAGGGCATTCCCGGCCTTCGCCGGGCGCAGGCGGCCTATTACGCTCGTCGTTTCGGCGTGAAGCTCAATCCGGACACGCAGGTCGTCGCCACGCTCGGTTCCAAGGAAGGCTTCGCCAACATGGCGCAGGCCATCACGGCGCCCGGCGATGTCGTGCTCTGCCCGAACCCGACCTACCCGATCCACGCCTTCGGCTTCCTGATGACCGGCGGCGTCATCCGCTCCATCTCGGTGGAGCCGGACGATACGTTCTTTCCGCCACTGGAACGGGCGATCAAGCATTCGATCCCGAAGCCCATCGCGCTGATCATCAACTATCCGTCCAACCCGACGGCGCATGTGGCAACGCTCGATTTCTACAAGGACGTCGTCGCCTTCGCCAAGCGCAACGACATCGTCATCCTGTCGGACCTCGCCTATTCCGAGATCTATTTCGGCGACACGCCGCCGCCGTCCGTTCTGGAAGTTCCCGGCGCGATGGATTGCACCGTCGAGTTCACCTCCATGTCGAAGACGTTCTCGATGCCCGGCTGGCGTATCGGCTTTGCCGTCGGCAATGAGCGCCTGATATCGGCTCTGACGCGTGTGAAGTCCTATCTCGACTACGGCGCCTTCACGCCGATTCAGGTGGCGGCCACACACGCGTTAAATGGCGATGGCTCCGACATTTCAGAAGTCCGCGCCGTCTACAAGCGCCGCCGCGACGTGCTGGTCGAGAGCTTCGGCAAGGCCGGTTTCGAGGTGCCGCCGCCGGAAGCGACGATGTTTGCATGGGCCAAGATCCCGGAGAAATTCCGGCATCTCGGCTCGCTCGAATTTTCCAAGCTGCTCGTAGAGAAGGCCGACATTGCGGTTGCCCCCGGTATCGGCTTCGGTGAGATGGGCGACGACTACGTCCGCATCGCGCTGGTCGAGAACGAGCACCGTATTCGTCAGGCGGCACGGAACCTGAAGAAGTTCCTGTCCACCGCCGACGACACGCTGCACAACGTGATTTCGCTCAACGCCCGCCGCTAG